Proteins encoded in a region of the Stieleria neptunia genome:
- a CDS encoding sugar phosphate isomerase/epimerase family protein, with protein MQPSRSHHRDQTVSPEPTPIDRRQWIAGALATPLASGMLASGIPAPAAETSGPPKRANRIAVSTYSYWRYRDDSKLTIEQCIDLAAETGFDGVEILHVQMEDESNAALQRIKQRAFRSGLDLCGFSTHQSFVFPDAAKRDENVRHTIHCIELAYALGIPTIRVNTGRWGTSKDFDTLMANKGIEPRLEGYSDDDGFAWVREGLEKCLPVAEKCGVVLGLENHWGLGRTADGVLRLIREIDSPWLRATLDTGNFLENQYEQYEQLAPEAVFVQAKTYFGGGTWYTLEIDYDRVANILAGVNYQGYISLEFEGQESHETAIPKSLETLRKAFA; from the coding sequence ATGCAACCATCCCGTTCCCACCACCGTGACCAAACCGTTTCCCCTGAACCGACCCCAATCGACCGCCGGCAATGGATCGCCGGAGCGTTGGCCACTCCGTTGGCTTCCGGAATGCTGGCCTCCGGAATACCGGCACCGGCGGCGGAAACATCCGGCCCCCCAAAACGCGCCAACCGGATCGCCGTTTCCACCTACTCCTACTGGCGCTACCGCGACGACAGCAAGCTGACGATCGAGCAGTGCATCGACTTGGCCGCCGAAACGGGATTCGATGGCGTCGAAATCCTGCACGTCCAAATGGAAGATGAATCCAACGCCGCGCTGCAACGCATCAAACAACGCGCCTTTCGATCCGGATTGGATTTGTGCGGTTTTTCCACTCACCAGTCGTTCGTTTTCCCCGATGCCGCCAAGCGTGACGAAAACGTCCGCCACACCATCCACTGTATCGAACTGGCCTACGCACTCGGCATCCCGACCATCCGCGTCAACACCGGACGCTGGGGAACGTCAAAGGATTTCGATACCCTGATGGCCAACAAGGGCATCGAGCCCAGGTTGGAAGGCTACAGCGACGACGACGGATTTGCCTGGGTCCGCGAAGGACTCGAAAAGTGCTTGCCGGTCGCGGAAAAATGCGGCGTCGTGCTGGGGCTGGAAAACCACTGGGGACTCGGACGCACCGCCGACGGCGTGCTCCGGCTGATCCGCGAAATCGATTCCCCCTGGTTGCGAGCCACCTTGGACACGGGCAACTTCTTGGAAAACCAATACGAACAATACGAGCAACTGGCGCCCGAAGCCGTCTTCGTTCAAGCCAAGACCTACTTCGGCGGGGGCACCTGGTACACGCTGGAGATCGATTACGACCGAGTCGCAAACATCTTGGCGGGGGTCAACTACCAGGGATACATCTCGCTGGAATTTGAAGGCCAGGAGTCGCACGAAACGGCGATCCCCAAGAGCCTGGAAACCTTGCGCAAGGCGTTTGCCTGA
- a CDS encoding TMEM43 family protein, giving the protein MGTHVTEESWFGRLGKAFVGILFGGLLTIVSVPVLFWNEGRAVRTAKGLKEGAKVVVEIQPDSVDPANDGKFVHVSGDVQTSDVLRDDDFAIEYNGIRLTRHVEMYQWNENEQTKKDKKLGGGTRTTTTYTYEKDWYPGRIDSSEFDEAASHQNPTEFVFADRTYQAKNVSLGRFRLPDSLIAMIGGEDALELDAANVPEAFKDRSIIRNDGPNGASRIYLFANPLSDTAPDQTVAAEAAVDESVELALTPPAQSLPVETKSPETDATDGPPPTGTASPPAQSGNPGLRAIETPQIGDVRLWFTATPVQTVSLLSQQTGESFQPFETHYNTTINVLKVGVISAAEMIAQEEAANRMLTWFLRAAGSMMMFFGLMLLLRPLVVLADVLPLAGSLVGFGTAIVAGLLTIAGAMTVIGIAWVFYRPVLGISLLVVAVAAVYLIFRRGRSKRGQQRDTLTHADLA; this is encoded by the coding sequence ATGGGAACACACGTCACAGAAGAGTCATGGTTCGGTCGCCTCGGCAAGGCGTTTGTCGGCATCCTGTTCGGCGGTCTACTGACCATCGTCTCGGTCCCGGTCTTGTTCTGGAACGAAGGCCGCGCCGTCCGGACCGCCAAGGGACTGAAGGAAGGCGCCAAAGTCGTCGTCGAGATCCAACCCGATTCGGTCGATCCGGCCAACGATGGAAAGTTTGTCCACGTCTCCGGTGACGTCCAAACCAGCGACGTGCTTCGTGATGACGACTTCGCCATCGAATACAACGGGATTCGATTGACGCGGCACGTCGAGATGTACCAATGGAACGAGAACGAACAAACCAAGAAGGACAAAAAGCTGGGCGGGGGAACCCGGACGACCACCACCTACACCTACGAAAAAGATTGGTACCCGGGACGGATCGATTCAAGCGAGTTTGACGAAGCAGCGTCGCACCAGAATCCGACCGAATTCGTGTTCGCCGATCGAACCTACCAGGCCAAAAACGTCTCCCTGGGCCGGTTCCGTCTTCCCGACTCGCTGATCGCCATGATCGGCGGCGAAGACGCCTTGGAACTTGACGCGGCCAACGTCCCCGAAGCGTTCAAGGATCGCTCGATCATTCGTAACGATGGCCCCAACGGCGCCTCGCGGATCTACCTGTTTGCAAACCCGCTATCGGACACCGCGCCAGATCAGACCGTCGCGGCGGAAGCAGCCGTGGACGAGTCCGTGGAACTGGCGCTCACCCCGCCGGCCCAATCATTACCCGTCGAAACAAAGTCTCCCGAAACGGATGCGACCGACGGCCCACCCCCGACCGGCACCGCATCCCCACCCGCCCAGTCCGGCAATCCCGGCCTGCGGGCAATCGAGACACCGCAGATCGGCGACGTACGCCTGTGGTTCACCGCGACGCCGGTGCAGACGGTCAGCCTGCTCAGCCAACAAACCGGCGAGTCCTTTCAGCCGTTTGAAACGCACTACAACACCACCATCAACGTGCTGAAAGTCGGCGTCATCAGCGCCGCCGAAATGATCGCCCAAGAAGAGGCCGCCAATCGAATGCTGACCTGGTTCTTGCGGGCCGCCGGATCGATGATGATGTTTTTCGGGTTGATGTTGTTGCTGCGCCCCCTGGTCGTGCTAGCCGATGTCCTCCCGCTGGCCGGTTCACTCGTCGGATTCGGCACCGCCATCGTCGCCGGCTTGCTGACCATCGCCGGGGCGATGACCGTGATCGGAATCGCATGGGTCTTCTATCGGCCCGTGTTGGGGATCAGTTTGCTGGTCGTCGCCGTCGCCGCGGTCTACCTGATTTTCCGCCGCGGTCGGTCCAAGCGCGGACAACAGCGCGATACACTCACCCACGCCGATCTGGCGTGA